In Panthera tigris isolate Pti1 chromosome C1, P.tigris_Pti1_mat1.1, whole genome shotgun sequence, the following proteins share a genomic window:
- the SLC2A1 gene encoding solute carrier family 2, facilitated glucose transporter member 1 encodes MEPSSKKLTGRLMLAVGGAVLGSLQFGYNTGVINAPQKVIEEFYNQTWIHRYGESILPTTLTTLWSLSVAIFSVGGMIGSFSVGLFVNRFGRRNSMLIINLLAVLSSMLMGFSKLAKSFEMLILGRFIIGVYCGLTTGFVPMYVGEVSPTALRGALGTLHQLGIVVGILIAQVFGLDSIMGSEELWPLLLSVIFVPALLQCVLLPFCPESPRFLLINRNEENRAKSVLKKLRGTADVTRDLQEMKEESRQMMREKKVTILELFRSPAYRQPILIAVVLQLSQQLSGINAVFYYSTSIFEKAGVQQPVYATIGSGIVNTAFTVVSLFVVERAGRRTLHLIGLAGMAGCAVLMTIALALLEQLPWMSYLSIVAIFGFVAFFEVGPGPIPWFIVAELFSQGPRPAAIAVAGFSNWTSNFIVGMCFQYVEQLCGPYVFIIFTVLLVLFFIFTYFKVPETKGRTFDEIASGFRQGGAGQSDKTPEELFHPLGADSQV; translated from the exons ATGGAGCCTAGCAGCAAG aagCTGACCGGCCGCCTCATGCTGGCCGTGGGAGGGGCAGTGCTCGGCTCCCTGCAGTTCGGCTACAACACTGGAGTCATCAATGCCCCCCAGAAG GTGATTGAAGAGTTCTACAACCAGACTTGGATCCACCGCTATGGGGAGAGCATCTTGCCTACCACGCTCACCACGCTGTGGTCCCTCTCCGTGGCCATCTTCTCTGTAGGAGGCATGATTGGCTCCTTCTCTGTGGGCCTTTTTGTTAACCGCTTTGGCCG ACGGAACTCAATGCTGATAATAAACCTGCTGGCCGTCCTGTCCTCTATGCTCATGGGCTTCTCGAAACTGGCCAAGTCCTTTGAGATGCTGATCCTGGGCCGCTTCATCATCGGTGTGTACTGTGGCCTGACCACAGGCTTCGTCCCCATGTATGTGGGGGAGGTGTCCCCTACGGCCCTCCGTGGGGCCCTGGGCACCCTGCACCAGCTGGGCATCGTTGTTGGCATCCTCATCGCCCAG GTGTTTGGCTTGGACTCCATCATGGGCAGCGAGGAGCTGTGGCCCCTGCTGTTGAGCGTCATCTTCGTCCCGGCGCTGCTGCAGTGCGTCCTGCTGCCCTTCTGCCCCGAGAGCCCCCGCTTCCTGCTCATCAACCGCAACGAGGAGAACCGGGCCAAGAGCG TGCTGAAGAAGCTGCGCGGGACGGCTGACGTGACCCGCGACCTGCAGGAGATGAAGGAGGAGAGTCGGCAGATGATGCGGGAGAAGAAGGTCACCATCCTGGAGCTGTTCCGCTCGCCCGCCTACCGCCAGCCCATCCTCATCGCCGTGGTCCTGCAGCTGTCCCAGCAGCTGTCGGGCATCAACGCT GTTTTCTATTACTCCACAAGTATCTTCGAGAAGGCGGGGGTGCAGCAGCCTGTGTATGCCACCATTGGCTCCGGCATCGTCAACACAGCCTTCACTGTCGTGTCG CTGTTTGTGGTGGAACGAGCTGGCCGGCGGACCCTGCACCTCATAGGCCTGGCTGGCATGGCAGGCTGTGCTGTGCTCATGACCATCGCGCTGGCACTGCTG GAACAGCTGCCCTGGATGTCCTATCTCAGCATCGTGGCCATCTTTGGCTTCGTGGCCTTCTTTGAAGTGGGCCCTGGCCCTATCCCATGGTTCATTGTGGCTGAACTCTTCAGCCAGGGTCCTCGCCCAGCTGCGATTGCTGTTGCTGGCTTCTCCAACTGGACCTCCAATTTCATTGTGGGCATGTGCTTCCAGTATGTAGAG cAACTGTGTGGTCCATATGTCTTCATCATCTTCACCGTACTCCTGGTTCTGTTCTTCATCTTCACCTACTTCAAAGTTCCCGAGACGAAAGGCCGGACCTTCGATGAGATTGCTTCCGGCTTCCGGCAGGGAGGAGCCGGTCAAAGTGACAAGACACCCGAGGAGCTGTTTCACCCCCTGGGGGCCGATTCCCAAGTGTGA